CCGAGCAGACGGGGCAGGGGTCGGTCTCGGCGAACTGGTGGCAGGTGGAGCACTGCCGGACGCGGTGCTTCACCTCCCGGATGGCGTCCGCCAGGGCGAGCGCCTCCTGGTCCGACGAGCGCAGCACGTGGTATGCCAGCCGTTCGGCCGTGCGTTCGCCAATGCCGGGCATCCGGCCCAGCAGGTCCATCAGCCGGGCGATGGACTCTGTGTAGCCCCGTGTCACCTGCCCGTCGCTCCCTCTCGCTCGGTCTCTCCGATGGTATTGTACCGGCCGCCCCCCGAGTTGGCAATCCGTCAGAGCAGCCCTTCGAGCCCCGGGATGCCCATGTTGCCGGCGACCTTGCCCCGTTCGGCCTCCTCGAGTTCCTGGGCCTTCTTGAGCCCCTGGCGGATGGCCGCCAGGACCATCTCCTGGAGGAACTCGGGGCCTTCCTCCTCGAAGACGGTCTGGTCAATCTTGACGTCCAGAGGCTCCCGGAGCCCGTTGAAGACGACCTTGACCATGCCGCCGCCGGCGGTGCCCTCGACGGCGCGTTCGCGGAGGTCTTCTTCCACCTCGCGCATGCGCCGCTGCATGTCCTTCATCTGCTTCTGGGCCTGTTTCATCAGACCGCCCAGATCGCCGAGACCTCCGAGTCCTCGCATGTCGTCTGCTCCGTTCTGCGGATAGTGCGCACTGCAAACAGCCGGGGCCGTCACTCCTCGGTTTCGTCCGGAGGCGGGGCCTGGTCCTCAACCTCCGGCCCGCCGTCGGGGGGGGCGGTCCGTTCCAGCCGCACCGGATTCAGCCCCAGGGCCTTTTCCCCTTCCAGGAACGCCGTGCGCAGCGGGCCCTCGGCCATGGCCTCGCGGGCCGTCTCCGGTGCGTCGGCGCAGCTCATCATCTCGCGGAACTTCCGGTCCGGCACCCCGGCCGGCGGCGCCGCCGAGAAAGGGGGCGGGGCGTCGTCCGGCGCTCCGGGCGGCTTGGCGGCCGCCCTGGCTCCGTTGTTCAGGCGTTCCTTCAGGCGCGCGATCGAGGCGGAGGCCCCTGAGCCGGCCGTTCCGGGCGCGTCGGCCGGGGGGCGGGCCGGCCGCCGCTGCGGGGGCGGGTCGGGGCGGCCGGCGTCGGTCGCCCCGGAGCCGGCGAGCCGTTCGACGGCCTCGGCCAGGGGCAGCAGGTCGGCCAGGCGCGCCATCTTGACCACGGCCAGTTCCAGCGCGATGCGTCCGGTCGTGTCGCGCCGCGCGCGCAGCCGGGCCTCGCGCAGGAGCTGCAGCATGTAGGTGAGCTGATCGGGCGAGAAGAGGTCCGCCTGGGCCTTGCGCGTCTCCGCGTCGGCCGCCGCGCCGGCCAGCATGGGGTCGTCGGGGCCGCAGTAGCAGGCCACGAGCAGGTCGCGCAGGTACTCGCTGAGCTGGTCGGCGAAGTCCTCCGGGGCGGTGCCTCCGAACAGGAGCGCGTGCAGAGCGCGCAGGGCGGCGGCCACGTCCTGGCGGGCGAAGGCGTCCACCATGCGGCTCAGCGCCTCGCGGTCGACCGCGCCGAGCACGCCGAGCAC
This DNA window, taken from Candidatus Brocadiaceae bacterium, encodes the following:
- a CDS encoding YbaB/EbfC family nucleoid-associated protein, whose product is MRGLGGLGDLGGLMKQAQKQMKDMQRRMREVEEDLRERAVEGTAGGGMVKVVFNGLREPLDVKIDQTVFEEEGPEFLQEMVLAAIRQGLKKAQELEEAERGKVAGNMGIPGLEGLL
- the dnaX gene encoding DNA polymerase III subunit gamma/tau; the protein is MYVVFARKYRPRRFEDVIGQEPVTTTLRNAVRTGRVAQAYLFCGSRGVGKTTAARLLAMALNCKDGPTPDPCGECESCRRIATGDDMDVMEIDGASNRGIDEVRSLRQNVRLAPAHGRFKVYYIDEVHMLTEPAFNALLKTLEEPPAHVKFIFSTTDPQKIPETVTSRCQRFTFRRIPDAGIVTMLEKVCADEGLQAEPGALAAVARAARGSMRDALGTLDQVAAAGQTVRMQDVLGVLGAVDREALSRMVDAFARQDVAAALRALHALLFGGTAPEDFADQLSEYLRDLLVACYCGPDDPMLAGAAADAETRKAQADLFSPDQLTYMLQLLREARLRARRDTTGRIALELAVVKMARLADLLPLAEAVERLAGSGATDAGRPDPPPQRRPARPPADAPGTAGSGASASIARLKERLNNGARAAAKPPGAPDDAPPPFSAAPPAGVPDRKFREMMSCADAPETAREAMAEGPLRTAFLEGEKALGLNPVRLERTAPPDGGPEVEDQAPPPDETEE